A window of Nitrospirota bacterium genomic DNA:
GAAAAAATTTCTCAAAATAGACTCTTTCAAGCTGCAATGCACTGAAGGATAACCCCTGAGAACGACCCTCAATCCGATGAGCCATTTGCCCAAGCTCCTGCCTTCATTCACCCCGTCAGAGATAAGGAGATAGACCAGCCCGGCAAAATAGCCTGCAACGGGTATTATCTCAAGCAGCGCGCCGACAATTATAAAATCGATCGTCTTGGCAATGACCCTGTCAAGCTGTCCTGCCTTTCTTGGTTCTTCCTTTACAGTTAGAGCATCGGGGGAATTCATCTTGAAATTGCATTTAGAGTAACAGAAAGAATGGTTTATTTCAAGGAAGTTAATTACGGCTGATTAAGCGAAAATCTCGTGTCTATCACTGAGGATTTGAGTGGTCTTTTGGTATGGTTCGACAACCTGTCAAGTTCGTTCCTTTATGACATCACAATGAGTGAAAAAAGTACCGTCCCTGCATGGCCCCTACTCGGCCATCTTTTAAATATAGGATGACCCTGTATTCGCCTTCCCCTAATAGAAACCAGCGGTTTTTTTTCTGAGTACAGAATATGTACTCTTCGAAATCTGGATGCTCCGACCTCTTCATGTCTTTACTTGTAAAAACTTCAAATCCATTCTGCTGACACACTTTCATTGCATCTTCCTTCGTGGTTCCAATGGGGATGTGCTTAACAACGACTTCATCAAGATTTACCTGTGTGGCATTTGGAGCCTTTTCTTTCTTTACCTGCCGCATTTCGTCAATAAGGGCTTTATTTCCGTCCTCCAATGCATAACTCCGTGCGCTGCCTAATAGCAACACAGTTAGTAAAATGAAACCAAGCTTAACAAGGTCTTGCTTCTTTCCTTTTCTCATAATATTGCCGTTATGTCCTTATCAACATATTGTTTCATCCTCGGCTTGACGGAATGATAGATAACAACATCCACCTTCTTTCCTGTTACATCTTCAAGTTCCTGTTCTACGCCTACAAGGTCAAGAAGCGAAAACCTGCCTTTAGGCGGTTCGATAGCAACATCTATATCATGATAATTGCGCTCTTCCCTGGCAAAACTGCCGAAGAGATACGCCTTACTGATACCGTGCTCTCTGAGAGTCTTTTTTATGGTTTCGATTATTGATTCTCTTTTCATTTTCATCGCCTCTGCCTCAGATTATATCACATCTGTCCTCTTAGCATGGTGGTTTTAAATGTGTGCTAACCTGATGTTTTATAGACTTGTCATTGACATAGTATTAAATGAACTACCTCGCAGCAGAGCTGAACGAGGTATCAAAAACTTACTGCTCAAACAAGACTAACTGCTTATTATTATAAATTCTCTCATACTCTTTTGGATTTCGCCCTTGATTCTTNNNNNNNNNNNNNNNNNNNNNNNNNNNNNNNNNNNNNNNNNNNNNNNNNNNNNNNNNNNNNNNNNNNACAACTCTCCGATATTTCGCTGGACACACCAAGTGATACATCAATACAGAAACATTGTGGCTTTTATGTATGTACTGACTCATTCCTCATCATATCAGATCGCAGCAGAGCTGCGGGGAATTAGACCCTAAGAGATTAAACGCGCTATGGCAGATTCAATGGAAAAACATTACCGGACGCTATCGCATTGGAAGCTGTTAGCGCTGTCTTACTTTTTCGGAAATAAGCCCTTCATCCCTTCAGTCACAAAATCCAGAGGCACGGCTTCGATTCTGTCGTCCAGCAAATACCGCTTATTCCCTGGATAGACCACAGCTATACGTTCGAGCTTTAAATCATTCAGCGCAGTACGTACAGACGGTGTTATGCGCGGAGCATCCATGCGCTTGCACTCGACGCCGAACATGCGCCCGTCTTTCACCAGCACCAGATCGATCTCAGCGCCGCTGTGTGTCGCCCAGTAATAGACTTCATCGGGCCCTGTTGCCTTAATGATTTCTTCAATCACATATCCTTCCCATGATGCACCGCATTTCGGGTGATTGAGCAATTCCTTCTCAGACCGGATACCCAGCAGATGATGCAGTATGCCTGTATCGCGGAAATATATCTTGGGTGATTTGACCTGTCGTTTCTTCAGGTTGGCATGCCAAGGCAAAAGCTGTCGGATCATAAAGACGCTGGATAAGATATCAAGATATCTCCTGACGGTCGGCTCACTAACGCCGAGTGAGCGTGCAGGCTCTGCCGCGTTCCATATCTGGCCGTGATAATGCGCCAGCATTGTCCAAAAACGCAATAAAGCCGGAGCTGGAACTCCTATGCCCCACTGTGGCAGGTCTCGTTCCAGAAAGGTCTGAACAAAGCTCTTCCGCCACGCCAGGCTGTCCCCTTCTGTCCGGGCAAGAAAGGAAGGCGGAAAACCGCCCCGCATCCAATGACGCGCCTGTACCACGCCGCCAACTTCTGACATGCTGAAGCCGCTCATAGGTACAGCTTCTATTCGCCCTGTCAGAGATTCCGAGGACTGGCGGAGAAGTTCTGGAGATGCGCTGCCGAGGATGAGAAAGCGGGCCTGCAAAGGCATCCGGTCAGACAGGACACGCAGCACCGGGAACAGATCCGGCTTTCTCTGGACTTCATCTATGACCACAAGCCCCTTGAGCCCTCGCAAAGAAGTCATCGGCTCGTCCAGCCGTGAAAGACTGGATGGGTCTTCGAGGTCAAAATAATTCGGAGAATCGACAGCAAGAAGCTGCCGCGCCAGCGTGGTTTTGCCGCATTGTCTCGGGCCGATGAGCATTACTGCCCGGCTCCGCCGCAGAGCCGAGCGCACATGACGAACTAAATCTTCCCGATCAATCATGCTGGTATTATACCATGAAAATCGAACATATGACTTTCGATTTTCAATATTGTCTCCTTAACAGGCAGGCCAAGGGCTACGGCAGATTCAATGGAAAAACATTACCGGACGCTATCGCCTTGGAAAGTCTTTTCGCAAGGTTAGGCATCACCTACAACTCCCACGGATATACCTGAAATTCGTTCTTCCGCTTTCCATCAAGGCCGGCAACCTTGTACTTCTTAAGACTGTATTTCTCATTGAAATAATTGACCGCAGTCGGCCTGAACTGCTCAAAGTTCAGTTTTACCTCAACCGGCAGGAGACTCTTTTTTATCCTGAGAATGAAGTCTATCTCCTTCCCGTCTTTAGTCCTCCAGTAATAGACCGAATCCTTATCATATTTTTTCACAAGTTCGGCAAAGATACCGGTTTCAAAAACACTGCCGATAAGCTCCTTCTGCAATCCTTTCAACCAGAGCATCTGCATGATGCCGGTGTCATAAAAAAATATCTTGGGCAGCTTGAACAGCTCAGAACGTATGTTGCCGCTGTAAGGCCTGAGCAGTTTCAGGATGTAGGTGTTCTCCATAATGAAAAGATACTTCTCTATCGTCTGCTTGGCGATACGGGTTGTATTCGACAGTTCGGCAATGTTCAGAACCTGCCCGCTCTGGCCTGCGAGCGCCTCAAGGAGTTTATTGAACTTCTCAATGTCCTTGATGCTCGCAAGGTCTCTGATATCTTTTTTTACATAGGTGTCGATGATCTGCTGAAGGTACTTCTCCTTCATCCCGGCTTCGGGCGTCAGGACGATCTTCGGATAACCTCCATAGAGTACGTATTGTTTGAAAAGGCCTCTCAACTCATCCACCTTCCCTGCTGTATATGTCTTGCTCTCTTTAAAGGCATAACCCCTGAAGGTCAGAAACTCCCTGAATGAGAGGTTGAAGATATCGAAATCAACCGTCCTGACTACAAGAGAGTCTTTGAATTTGGACTTGATCGCAAAGCTTGATGAGCCCGAGACGATAAGTTTAATGCCTTTGTGATGGTCGGCAATGAGCTTAAGAAACGATGACGGGTTTGCCAGATACTGTATCTCGTCGATAAAGACAAAGACCTTTTTTTTTGGGCGGGCAGCCTTAATACCTTCCTCCTCAAGGTGCTTCAGAAACTCCACAACCCCGGCGTCCAGGATCTTCACATACCGTGAATCCTCAAGGTCAATGAAATAAACCGTTTCTCCTTTCGCCTTAAGCTCCGCCTCAATATACCGAAGAATGGAAGTCTTGCCTACCTGTCTGGCTCCATGCAAAACAATGATGTCTCCAGTCCGGAGGTACTTCCCTATCTCATCAATTACCTCTCTTTTATATATCGTAGATCTCATGTTGTTACTTTACTTTAAGTTCAACTTAAAGTAAAGTGCATATTGCTTTAGTTCAGACTGCCTCAATGGTATTAATTAAATAGGTTATGGCAGATTCAACGGAAAAACATTACCGGATGTTATCGCTTTGGAAAGTCTTTTCGCATATCCGGTCTCTAATTTGAACTGATATTTCTCAGCGAGTTTTATCGCCTTTGAGGCTGTTGCCTCAGCCTTCTTCTTCCTGCCTGACAGATAATCAAGTTCAGAAAATCCGAGCATGCAGTAGATCCTGCCTCTGGGGTCTTTTGTCTCTATGAAAAAGGTGTCGGATTCATCAAAGCTCTTCTTTGCTTTTTCAAAATCACCTAACATGATATTGGACACGCCCACGCTCCAGAGTGTGTAAGCGTAGCTGACCCTGTCGCCTATCTTATTGTATAAGACGCCTGCCTTTTTAAAATACGCGAGAGCCTCTTTGTAATTGCCGTGCATCCTCTGGACATTCCCAAGCCCGCAGTAGGAATACGCCATGCCGAAGCGGTCGTTCATCTCGGTGAAGTTCTTGTTCGCGAGCGTGTAATACTTCCCGGAGTCGCTGAAATTGTTAGAGACCCTTGAAGAGCCGCCAAGCCCGCAGTATGAATACGCTACGCCTGACTTGTCTTTGAGCTTTCTAAAACGGCCAAGCGCTTCATGAAATGTCTCAACAGCCTTTTTGACATCACCTTTAATCCTGTATGTCCCTGCCTTTGCCCATATGGAAAATGCCTCTCCATACCTGTCACCCAAAGTGCCGTACATCCTGTTTGCCTTCTCTATAAGACGCATCGCCTCTTTCCAATCGCCTAACGCCCTTATGGAGAGCCCGAGTCCCGTCATCGCGTCCGCCTCAGATGCCCTGTCATCAAGCGCCTCTGCTATGCCCAGCCCTTCTTCATAAAAAACCTTTGCAAGAGTGAAATCGCCTTTCGCCCTCAGCGTATCGGCGATCGCGATAGTGCAGTTGAGTATGCCTGCGGGGTCTGATGCCTCTTTAAAAATATCAAGGGCGGTTATGTAGGAAGCAACCGCCTTAGCGTATTGAGCTGACCTTCTCTGCTTCTCTGCTGCTTCAAAATATTTCATTGCTGAATCATTCATTTGATTTCTCCTTCTCTTATTTTGTCATTCCGGCGGCTCCGTCCAGCCTACTGTTGGCTTGTCCGGAATCTGCTTTTAAAAAAGATGCTGGACAAGCCAGCACGACAGTCCTCAGCTCTCTTTTCCAAACTCTTTCAAAACATTCTTGACCTCATTATCGGTATTCTTTAATTTCGTCTTGCAGTATTTGATAAGATAGGCGGCACGCTTGACCTTTTCCGCAAGTGCGTCTATGTCTATGCTCTCGTTCTCAATCTCTCTTACAATTGCGTCAATCTCTTCAATTGCTTCCTTATAACTTGGCATATCATCC
This region includes:
- a CDS encoding nucleotidyltransferase domain-containing protein codes for the protein MKRESIIETIKKTLREHGISKAYLFGSFAREERNYHDIDVAIEPPKGRFSLLDLVGVEQELEDVTGKKVDVVIYHSVKPRMKQYVDKDITAIL
- a CDS encoding IS200/IS605 family transposase, translated to MSQYIHKSHNVSVLMYHLVCPAKYRRVV
- a CDS encoding ATP-binding protein; the encoded protein is MIDREDLVRHVRSALRRSRAVMLIGPRQCGKTTLARQLLAVDSPNYFDLEDPSSLSRLDEPMTSLRGLKGLVVIDEVQRKPDLFPVLRVLSDRMPLQARFLILGSASPELLRQSSESLTGRIEAVPMSGFSMSEVGGVVQARHWMRGGFPPSFLARTEGDSLAWRKSFVQTFLERDLPQWGIGVPAPALLRFWTMLAHYHGQIWNAAEPARSLGVSEPTVRRYLDILSSVFMIRQLLPWHANLKKRQVKSPKIYFRDTGILHHLLGIRSEKELLNHPKCGASWEGYVIEEIIKATGPDEVYYWATHSGAEIDLVLVKDGRMFGVECKRMDAPRITPSVRTALNDLKLERIAVVYPGNKRYLLDDRIEAVPLDFVTEGMKGLFPKK
- a CDS encoding ATP-binding protein; translation: MRSTIYKREVIDEIGKYLRTGDIIVLHGARQVGKTSILRYIEAELKAKGETVYFIDLEDSRYVKILDAGVVEFLKHLEEEGIKAARPKKKVFVFIDEIQYLANPSSFLKLIADHHKGIKLIVSGSSSFAIKSKFKDSLVVRTVDFDIFNLSFREFLTFRGYAFKESKTYTAGKVDELRGLFKQYVLYGGYPKIVLTPEAGMKEKYLQQIIDTYVKKDIRDLASIKDIEKFNKLLEALAGQSGQVLNIAELSNTTRIAKQTIEKYLFIMENTYILKLLRPYSGNIRSELFKLPKIFFYDTGIMQMLWLKGLQKELIGSVFETGIFAELVKKYDKDSVYYWRTKDGKEIDFILRIKKSLLPVEVKLNFEQFRPTAVNYFNEKYSLKKYKVAGLDGKRKNEFQVYPWEL
- a CDS encoding tetratricopeptide repeat protein, which encodes MNDSAMKYFEAAEKQRRSAQYAKAVASYITALDIFKEASDPAGILNCTIAIADTLRAKGDFTLAKVFYEEGLGIAEALDDRASEADAMTGLGLSIRALGDWKEAMRLIEKANRMYGTLGDRYGEAFSIWAKAGTYRIKGDVKKAVETFHEALGRFRKLKDKSGVAYSYCGLGGSSRVSNNFSDSGKYYTLANKNFTEMNDRFGMAYSYCGLGNVQRMHGNYKEALAYFKKAGVLYNKIGDRVSYAYTLWSVGVSNIMLGDFEKAKKSFDESDTFFIETKDPRGRIYCMLGFSELDYLSGRKKKAEATASKAIKLAEKYQFKLETGYAKRLSKAITSGNVFPLNLP
- the xseB gene encoding exodeoxyribonuclease VII small subunit, producing MDDMPSYKEAIEEIDAIVREIENESIDIDALAEKVKRAAYLIKYCKTKLKNTDNEVKNVLKEFGKES